DNA from Asanoa sp. WMMD1127:
GGACCGGGTGCTCGCCGCGAGTTACCACCTGCGCTGCCATCCCGGCCACGTGGCGCTGCGCGAGCGGGTCCGCGCCGGCGAGCTGGGCACGATCCGGCATCTCCGGCTGATCTGGGCGTACCCGATCCCGGAGTCGAACTGGCGCGCCCGCGGCGACGTCGGCCGCTGGTGGTCGATGTCGGCCACCGCCACGCACTGCCTGGACCTGGCCCGCTGGTTCGCCGGGGATGTGGCTGACTGGGCCCAGTACAAGGCGGTGCTGAGCACGGCGAGGTGGCACACCGGCCGCGACGAAACCGCGGCGATCGCGGGGCAGCTGGCCTCGGGCCCGACGGTCGAGGTGCTGAGCACGGTGCAGGTCGGCGAGTACACGCGGCTCGAGATCTTCGGTGACGGCGGGACCGCCTTCTGCGACGGCACGTTCGGCCCGGACGGCACCGGCGAGATCGTCCTCAATGGACGGCGGCTCGACTTCACGCCGGTCAGCCCGTTCGTGCCGCAGCTCGCCGCGCTCCTCGCCGCTGTCAAAGGCCAAGGCCCACCGCCCGCCGACGGCGCGGTCGGCCTGCGGGCGGTCGAGGATCTCGTGCTCGCCGACGACCGCTAGCGGGGCCGGGTCGCCCCGACGGCGGTTGGGTGGCGTCGCTCCCAGGACGTCGTTGAGTTCCAGGTGGTTGCGGCTACCGACCTGCTGGGTGAGCAGCCGTCCGTCCGGGCTCACGTGCTCCGGGGCCAGGCGCCCGTGCCAGCTGAGCACCAGGTCGAAGCCGCCGGCGACATCCTCTATCCGCGTCTCGAGCGCACGCCGAGTCGCTCGCGCGCCACCTCGATGTTGGGCGCCCAACTCTCGACGGCCACGGTGCGCCGGGGGAGCGGCCCGAGCCCGGCAAGGAACTCACCGCCGCCGGTGTCCACGTCGAGCAGCTACGCGGCCTCCCGCACCAACACCCGAGCCCCGCTCCCGGTAATCCCACGGCGGCTCCGTGCCCTCGACCCGCCCGGCCAGCCAGGAGAAGTCCCACCCCGCGCGCGGTACGGTCCAGGCCGCGGCGATCTTCAGCGTCACCGCGCAATCCTTCCATCCTGGCGCAGACTGCCTGCGTTCTCAGCGTGGCTGGGCGTCCAGGAAGCGCAGGAACGCGCGGACGCGGCGTCTCGGAGGAGGGTCGGGGACCGGGCAGCGCCCCGGTAGGAACCGTATGGTGCCTTCCATGCCCGAACTCGGCCAGTACGACCGTTACCAACGGGATGCCGCTGTGCTTGCCACCCTTGGAAAGAGCCTCCTAGTGGACATGCCCCGTATCGCGGTGCGCATTCCGGTCGAACTTGCGGACGCCGCGTCGGCCGCGTGGAGCCGTGACGAACTCGACGAGACGCGCGGCGAAACGCCCGAGCAGGAGAGGCTGCGCTCCCTCGCCGGCGACCTGGCGCTCGTCGGCCTCGCCATTGAAGAGCGGGGCCAGCGTTCGAAGGCGTGGGTGAACGTCACTCTTGATGCGGCAGTCTTCGCGTCCGCGATCCGCGCCTCCGAGGACACCTGAACCGGTTCTTAGGTCGGGCCGAACCGTCCCTGGACGACGACTTCGAGGTCTACCTGGAGGCCAAGAGCGCGGCCGACGCCGCGGTCCGCGGCACCGATCTGGAGTGGACCGCAGCAGCATCCCCCGCGCCGACGTCGCCGCGTCCCTGGCCGCCGTCGTCACGGGCAACCTGGCGGTCCGTCGCCAGTTCGAACTGACGGGCGGCGACACGCCGATCACCGAGGCGATCGCCGCGCTGTCGACCAGCGCTTAGCGACGCACCCTGAACCGCAGGTGCAGCACCCGCTCGCCCTGCACGACCACGTGGGGATCCTCGAGCAGGTGCTGGCCGTCGATGCGGCCGAAGTAGCGTTTGCCGGACCCGAACACCACGGGCACCACATCCATCGCCACCTCGTCCACGAGGCCGGCCGCGAGGATCTGGCTGCCCACCTCGCCGGCGTTCACCGCGATGGTCCGCTCCCCGGCCAACTCCTGGGCACGATCGATCGCGGCCCGCACGCTGCCGACGAAGTGGTACGACGCCTCGGGGTGCCAACCGTCAGGCTTGGGCCGGTGGGAGACGACCACCACGTGGTCTCCCGTCGGCGGGCTACCCTCCCAGCCGTTCACCAGGTCGAACAGGCGGCGGCCCTGAACGATCACGCCGATCGAGGCCCACATCGCCCGGACGTACTCCGCCGACGCCCGGGAGACCTTGAACCCGCTCCCCGACCCGGAGTGGTCGAACCGCTGGTCACCGTCCCCGGTGATCGGAGTGTTCCCGCTGAAGTACCAGTCGTGCAGCGGCCCGACGTCGTCGTTGTCGTCGGCGATGAAACCGTCCACCGACACACGTTGTGCATGATCACCGTGCCCACAGGCTCTCCTCGCAATCGCTTGCCGCATCAGCACCCGATCGTGCCGCCCGCGGCGGCGGGAGCGCATGTAAGAAATCAATCAACCGGCATGGGACCGTTGTCGGGTGGGAATCCCGGCTCGGCGGGGAACCGACGCCGCAAGGCCAGGTACTCCGTCGGAGTATGGCCGGTGAAGTCCCTGAACTCCCTGCCGAAGTAGGCCCGGTGGAAATAGCCCGCCGCGTGCCTTGAACAGCGTGGCCAGATGATTGCCACTCACGCCGACCGCACCAGCGAGAGCACCGACCTGCGCCGCGCCGTGCGACGCCGCCAAGCGTTGGCCAGTGTGCAGCACCAGGTCCAGTCCACGCGACGGTTCTTCGGCAAGTCGCGACCGCAGCTCCGCCTCCAGGACCCGCAAGGTTTCGGTGGCCGACGCGAGATCGCCGACCTGGTTGCGGATCCGGTCCGAACTCCGCCGCCAGACGGCGTCGGCCGACAACCATCGGTCCCCCAGTTCCGCGGCGGGCACGTCGACGAACGGCGACATGCCCCACGGCTTGAAATGCACACCGACCAGCCGCACGCGCGAGGGGTACTCCATGAGGAAGCGCCGGGTCCGGACGCCCATGAACCACGCATCGGTGAGCACTGCCGGCGGCGCCGAGGGGTCTCCGTCCCACATACGGACGGGATCGCCCAGGTTGATGAACAGTGGTCAGGCAGTAGATGTCGTCGGTGAACCGGTCCAGCGGCGGGGCGGGCACCCGGCTGACGTAATCCATGGACTCAGTGTGGCAAGGCGAGATACGTCGCGACGTAGGCCAGCGGTGCGTTCCAGCGGATGCAGATGTCGTTCGTCGTTTCCGATGTGGGCTCGTCGAGGTAGTGGGCCTGCGGCGGCAGGCCACGCAGGCGCGGGTCGCTCGGGAAGCCAGCAGTCTCGACCGAGTTGGCCCCGCCGGCCAGCGCGCCCGGTGGCGGGGGCGGCAGGGACGGGTCGAGGTCGTGGCCGAACTGCCGCGTTCGCAGGTGGGCGGTGGCGTC
Protein-coding regions in this window:
- a CDS encoding dihydrofolate reductase family protein, which produces MRQAIARRACGHGDHAQRVSVDGFIADDNDDVGPLHDWYFSGNTPITGDGDQRFDHSGSGSGFKVSRASAEYVRAMWASIGVIVQGRRLFDLVNGWEGSPPTGDHVVVVSHRPKPDGWHPEASYHFVGSVRAAIDRAQELAGERTIAVNAGEVGSQILAAGLVDEVAMDVVPVVFGSGKRYFGRIDGQHLLEDPHVVVQGERVLHLRFRVRR
- a CDS encoding DUF6597 domain-containing transcriptional factor codes for the protein MWDGDPSAPPAVLTDAWFMGVRTRRFLMEYPSRVRLVGVHFKPWGMSPFVDVPAAELGDRWLSADAVWRRSSDRIRNQVGDLASATETLRVLEAELRSRLAEEPSRGLDLVLHTGQRLAASHGAAQVGALAGAVGVSGNHLATLFKARGGLFPPGLLRQGVQGLHRPYSDGVPGLAASVPRRAGIPTRQRSHAG
- a CDS encoding Gfo/Idh/MocA family oxidoreductase, which gives rise to MIGVGIIGTGYIAAAAHGPVVMASRDAHLAAVLSRQEAAGREFLAGLGADDARAYDDLGAFLGDPRVELVIVASPDGLHFPQAEASLRAGKHVLVEKPMALSVAEARTLVDLAATQDRVLAASYHLRCHPGHVALRERVRAGELGTIRHLRLIWAYPIPESNWRARGDVGRWWSMSATATHCLDLARWFAGDVADWAQYKAVLSTARWHTGRDETAAIAGQLASGPTVEVLSTVQVGEYTRLEIFGDGGTAFCDGTFGPDGTGEIVLNGRRLDFTPVSPFVPQLAALLAAVKGQGPPPADGAVGLRAVEDLVLADDR